The sequence CATCGCGATGGCGGACTTCAATCGTGATCAGAAATTGGATTTGCACGTCAGTAATTTCTACGACGAATGGGCGAACCACTTTTGCCAAACGAATGCCGGGATGTTTGCTGATCGGGCTGTGGCGTTTGGCATCGATCAATTGACGTCACGCACAACGGGGTTTGGAGTGCAGTCCTTGGACTACGACAACAACGGCTGGATTGATTTGTTGGTCGCCAATGGGCACGTCGAAGATTTGACTGACCGTGGGACACCCTTTCGGATGAAGACGCAATTGTTGGTCAATCAAGGCCAACGTTTCGAGCTCGCTGACATGGACGACCCGGAAAGTCGTTGGGATCGAGAACGACTGGGGCGTGGCGTGGCGACTTGCGATTTCAATCGTGATGGTCGATTGGATGCGGTTGTGACTTACGCGGATTCTGCGGCGGAACTCTTGCGAAACGAAACGGCGGCCGTTGGCAACTACGTCCAGTTGCGACTGATCGGTACGCGATCCGAGCGGGATGCCATCGGGGCTCGCGTCGAGGTTGTATCTGGCGATCAGGTTTGGACCGGGATGGTCGCCACCGGCGATGGCTACGCTTGTCGCAACGAAGCCATTTTGCATTTCGGCTTAGGAGACATGTCAAGGCTGGATTCGATCACCGTTCAATGGCCGACTGGCGAAAGTCGACATTGGGAATCTAGCGGAAGCGAACTGCTCAACGTCAATCAACGCATCGGCATCGTCGAAGGTTTGCCAGATCCGTTTACTGATCATTGATCGGGGCGGCTCATTTCGATGCCGCTTGTTCAGCCGCGAAAGCTCGCAAGGGTTTGGGCAGTGGGAACTGCACGTCTTCTTCCCGAACGACTTGAGTGTCGACGGTGGCGTCGAAGTTGTTTTGTAGCCACTCGATGGTGGATTGAACGACTGATTCAGGAGCACTCGCACCGGCGGTAATCAGAACCGTGTCGTCACTGGAGAATTGGTCCGCGGCAAGGTCCTGCGGGCCATCGACCAGCAATGCACGTTTGCCTTGTTCGGCGGCAAGTTCGCGAAGTCGTTGACTGTTGCTGCTGTTTTGGCTGCCCAACACAACGACCACATTGGCATCGGCCCGGAGCAGCTTGACGGCTTCTTGCCGGTTCTGAGTCGCGTAGCAAATGTCGTCTTTCGGTGGCGAATGAATTTCGGGGAAACGTTCGCGAAGTCGGCGGATGACTCGACCAGCATCGTCGACCGACAAAGTCGTCTGAGTCAGATAAGCCAGTTGGGTACCGGGTTCGAATTCCAAGCGGTCAACGTCGTTTTCATCTTCGACCAACACGATCGCTTCGGGGGCTTCGCCCATGGTGCCGAGCACTTCGTCGTGACCTTCGTGGCCAATCAAGATGATTGTGTAGCCTGCTTTGGCATACTTGATCGCTTCGAGGTGAACCTTTGTGACCAATGGGCAAGTCG comes from Rhodopirellula bahusiensis and encodes:
- the ispH gene encoding 4-hydroxy-3-methylbut-2-enyl diphosphate reductase, whose translation is MKIILAAPRGFCAGVNMAIDSLDLTLQKFGPPVYVYHEIVHNQFVVKTFREKGAVFVDTIEEVPEGGVLLFSAHGVSPEIRKSAQARKLHALDATCPLVTKVHLEAIKYAKAGYTIILIGHEGHDEVLGTMGEAPEAIVLVEDENDVDRLEFEPGTQLAYLTQTTLSVDDAGRVIRRLRERFPEIHSPPKDDICYATQNRQEAVKLLRADANVVVVLGSQNSSNSQRLRELAAEQGKRALLVDGPQDLAADQFSSDDTVLITAGASAPESVVQSTIEWLQNNFDATVDTQVVREEDVQFPLPKPLRAFAAEQAASK